The genomic region GATGAGAGCATAAAGATAAAAAGGCTTGAATATGAGAAAGGGAGTTGACATAGGGGGTAGTTTTATAAAGGTTTACTGGGAGGATGGTAGAAGGGAAAAGCATTACATAAGGGACATATCCAAAGATGGGAAACTTTTTTTACAAAGGATAAGGGAGATAGTTTTTGAGGGATATCCTTCCTCTGTGGGAGTTGCGGTTGCAGGCTTTACTTCTTTAGAGGGCGTGGTTTATAAATCTCCTAACATACCAGCTCTTGACGGTGTAAACCTTAAGGAGGTTCTTGAAGGAATTAATGTGAAGGTGGTTAACGATGTTTCTGCGGGGGCTTTTGGAGAGTGGTTTTATGACCATAGGGAAAGCAGGGTTTTGCTATTTGTTGCGGTAGGCACTGGGCTTGGTGCTGGGCTTGTGGTTAATGGAAAGCCTTTTCTGGGAGCGTGCGGAAGTGCCCTTGAGCTGGGGCATCATACCATACTTCTTGGAGGAGAAAGGTGTAGTTGTGGAAGGTTAGGATGCTGGGAGGCTTATTGCTCTTCTTATGGTCTTGAGAGGATATACAAAAACCTCTCGGGAAAGGCTCTCAAGGACTATCAGATAATTCAAAGAGCAAAGGAGGGAGAAAGCCATGCCTTGGAGGCGGTGGCAAGTTTTAAAAGGTTTCTTCTTGTGGGTCTTATGAACGCAGTTCACATACTAAACCCA from Aquificaceae bacterium harbors:
- a CDS encoding ROK family protein, giving the protein MRKGVDIGGSFIKVYWEDGRREKHYIRDISKDGKLFLQRIREIVFEGYPSSVGVAVAGFTSLEGVVYKSPNIPALDGVNLKEVLEGINVKVVNDVSAGAFGEWFYDHRESRVLLFVAVGTGLGAGLVVNGKPFLGACGSALELGHHTILLGGERCSCGRLGCWEAYCSSYGLERIYKNLSGKALKDYQIIQRAKEGESHALEAVASFKRFLLVGLMNAVHILNPDRVVLGGGLIDAMKDLLGNLETDLKDLCESLPAKCFSLHFSSCAEYCMARGALALALMDDI